GGACATCGACGGCCTCGGACCGGCGGTGGTCGACCAGCTCCTGGCCCGGGGGCTGGTGCACGACGCCTCGGACCTCTACGCCCTGGACGTGCCGGCGCTGGCCGCCCTGGAGCGGATGGGGCAGAAGTCGGCGGAGAACCTGGTCCGCGCCATCGACGCCAGCCGCCAGCGGCCGCTCCGCCAGCTGCTCTACGCCTTCGGCATCGAGCTGGTGGGCGAGCGCGCGGCGCGCGAGCTGGCGCGCGCCTTCGGCGACATCGGCCGCCTGGCGGAGGCGGAGGAAGCGGTCCTCGCCGCCATCCCCGGCATCGGACCCAAGATCGCGCGCAGCGTCCGCGCCTTCTTCGCGCAGCCGCAGAACCGCGAGATGATCGCCCGGCTGGCCGAGCGGGGCGTGGTGGCCGCGCGCGCCGGGGCGGTCACCGAGCCGGGGGCGGGCGAGACGCCGGCGGCCGCCGAGGGTC
This is a stretch of genomic DNA from Bacillota bacterium. It encodes these proteins:
- a CDS encoding NAD-dependent DNA ligase LigA, which encodes EIIPEVVRVETALRSGEERPFRMPDRCPACGAAVVRLPGEAATRCTNRASCPAQLREGLLHWASRPGMDIDGLGPAVVDQLLARGLVHDASDLYALDVPALAALERMGQKSAENLVRAIDASRQRPLRQLLYAFGIELVGERAARELARAFGDIGRLAEAEEAVLAAIPGIGPKIARSVRAFFAQPQNREMIARLAERGVVAARAGAVTEPGAGETPAAAEGPLAGKTFVLTGTLERFTRREAQALIEELGGRVTDSVSRKTDYVVAGRDPGSKLDRAHQLGVTVLDEAAFLELVGRA